One genomic region from Campylobacter concisus encodes:
- a CDS encoding Fe-S-containing hydro-lyase has translation MSEVKRITAPFDKEVVKSLKAGDNVLISGTIIAARDAAHKALTETLARGEKLPVELKGETIYYVGPTPAKPNQAIGAAGPTTSGRMDKYTPTMINEVGINGMIGKGYRSDAVVEAMKKSCCVYMVAIGGIGALISQSIKKYEVLAYPELGPEAVARLTVEDFPAIVAIDCEGNNFYEVGQAPYKKI, from the coding sequence ATGTCAGAAGTAAAAAGAATAACAGCACCATTTGATAAAGAGGTGGTAAAGAGCCTAAAGGCAGGTGACAATGTCCTAATATCAGGCACTATCATAGCAGCTCGTGACGCTGCACATAAGGCACTTACTGAAACATTGGCACGTGGCGAAAAGCTGCCAGTTGAACTAAAGGGTGAGACTATCTACTATGTTGGACCAACTCCAGCCAAGCCAAATCAAGCTATCGGTGCAGCAGGCCCAACAACAAGCGGCAGAATGGATAAATACACCCCAACTATGATAAATGAAGTTGGTATAAATGGTATGATCGGTAAAGGCTACAGGAGTGACGCAGTAGTCGAGGCTATGAAAAAATCATGCTGTGTTTATATGGTTGCTATCGGCGGCATTGGAGCTCTCATTAGCCAAAGTATCAAAAAATATGAAGTGCTAGCTTATCCAGAGCTAGGACCAGAGGCAGTTGCTAGGCTTACAGTTGAGGATTTCCCAGCAATAGTTGCCATTGACTGCGAGGGTAATAACTTCTATGAAGTTGGCCAAGCACCTTACAAAAAGATATAA
- a CDS encoding fumarate hydratase, translating into MRIINVKDIREVVAKLCKQACYVVTPDLKAAFTKAQSSESSSLGKDILGKILQNAKLAEEGVAPICQDTGMTVVFVQIGQDVHIEGGYIEDAINEGIAEGYTEGYLRKSVVAEPLFERKNTTNNTPAVIHTRIVPGDKLKIKVAPKGFGSENKSVLKMLVPADGIEGVKKVFLEAVKYAGPNACPPLTIGVGIGGTMDKAALLAKEAAVRSVDSKNSDPRYAKLEDELLELACKTGVGPQGLGGDTTAVKVNVEWYPTHIAGLPVAININCHAARHADAEL; encoded by the coding sequence ATGAGAATAATAAATGTAAAAGATATAAGAGAAGTCGTTGCCAAGCTTTGCAAACAGGCCTGTTATGTCGTGACGCCAGATTTAAAGGCTGCTTTTACAAAGGCTCAAAGTAGCGAAAGCTCGTCACTAGGCAAAGACATTTTGGGCAAAATTTTACAAAATGCTAAGCTTGCGGAAGAGGGCGTTGCACCTATCTGCCAAGACACCGGTATGACGGTTGTTTTCGTGCAGATCGGCCAAGATGTGCATATCGAGGGTGGATATATTGAAGATGCGATAAATGAGGGTATTGCGGAAGGCTACACTGAAGGTTATCTAAGAAAGTCAGTCGTTGCTGAGCCACTCTTTGAGAGAAAAAATACCACAAATAACACTCCAGCCGTCATTCACACTAGGATCGTACCAGGAGATAAGCTAAAGATAAAAGTAGCTCCAAAAGGTTTTGGTAGTGAGAATAAATCGGTTTTAAAAATGCTTGTGCCAGCTGATGGTATAGAGGGTGTAAAAAAAGTCTTTTTAGAGGCTGTAAAATACGCTGGACCAAACGCCTGTCCTCCACTAACAATAGGTGTTGGCATAGGTGGTACGATGGATAAGGCAGCACTTTTGGCAAAAGAAGCAGCAGTTCGTTCAGTCGATAGTAAAAATTCTGATCCAAGATATGCCAAATTAGAAGACGAGTTACTAGAGCTTGCTTGTAAAACTGGTGTTGGTCCTCAAGGACTTGGCGGTGACACCACTGCTGTTAAAGTAAATGTCGAGTGGTACCCAACCCACATAGCAGGTCTTCCTGTTGCTATAAACATTAACTGCCATGCTGCACGCCACGCAGACGCTGAGCTTTAA
- a CDS encoding hemolysin family protein gives MVILAVVFILLNAFFVLSEFSLVKVRKSRLEELIKEKKPNAQLAFEMSNKLDTYLSATQLGITLSSLALGWIGEPAVARLIEAPLKNFFNFSDILVHTVGFAIAFTLITLLHVVMGELVPKSVAIAKAETSVLKIARPLHFFWVLFSPVIKLFDILATIGLKILGIQPAKENELAHSEEEIKIIVGESLKGGVLDSFETEIIKNAVDFSDTVAKEIMTPRRDMICINKQKSFEENLQVVFESKYTRFPYIDGSKDIILGMIHIRDILQLHFSKDKEKSFDSIVRKFVIVPESLSISKVLVMMNKEQISAALVVDEYGGTAGLLTMEDIMEEVLGDFNDEHDEVDQHYKKINDNIYEFQGRYDLESVEEVLGISFDEETDQVTIGGYVFNLIGRLPVVGDKIEDENCYYEVRKMDGASISRVKVRKKIKNEEESIQS, from the coding sequence ATGGTAATACTTGCCGTTGTATTCATTTTACTAAATGCCTTTTTTGTTTTATCAGAATTTTCTCTTGTTAAAGTTCGTAAGTCTAGACTTGAAGAGCTTATCAAAGAGAAAAAGCCAAACGCTCAGCTTGCTTTTGAGATGTCAAACAAGCTTGATACCTATCTTAGTGCCACTCAGCTTGGCATCACACTAAGCTCACTTGCTCTTGGTTGGATCGGTGAGCCAGCAGTTGCAAGACTTATAGAAGCACCACTTAAAAATTTCTTCAACTTTAGCGATATCTTAGTTCATACGGTTGGTTTTGCGATCGCATTTACGCTTATTACACTACTTCACGTTGTAATGGGCGAGCTTGTGCCAAAGTCAGTTGCTATCGCAAAGGCTGAGACTTCAGTGTTAAAAATCGCTCGTCCACTTCACTTTTTTTGGGTGCTATTTTCTCCTGTAATTAAGCTTTTTGATATTTTAGCGACCATTGGACTTAAAATTTTAGGTATCCAGCCAGCTAAAGAGAATGAACTAGCGCACTCTGAAGAAGAGATAAAGATCATTGTCGGCGAGAGCTTAAAGGGCGGTGTGCTTGATAGTTTTGAGACTGAGATTATTAAAAATGCAGTCGATTTTAGTGACACAGTCGCAAAAGAGATCATGACGCCAAGGCGTGATATGATCTGTATAAATAAACAAAAGAGTTTTGAAGAGAATTTACAAGTTGTATTTGAGTCAAAATACACTCGCTTTCCTTATATAGACGGCTCAAAAGATATTATTTTGGGCATGATACACATTAGAGATATTTTGCAGCTTCACTTTAGCAAAGATAAAGAGAAGAGTTTTGACTCAATTGTTCGTAAATTTGTCATCGTGCCTGAGAGCCTTTCTATTTCAAAAGTACTTGTAATGATGAATAAAGAGCAAATTTCAGCTGCGCTCGTAGTTGATGAGTATGGCGGCACAGCCGGACTTCTTACGATGGAAGATATAATGGAAGAGGTGCTTGGTGATTTTAATGACGAGCACGATGAAGTTGATCAGCACTATAAAAAGATAAATGACAATATTTACGAATTTCAAGGTAGATATGATCTAGAGAGCGTTGAAGAGGTTCTTGGTATAAGCTTTGACGAAGAGACAGATCAAGTTACAATCGGTGGATATGTCTTCAACCTAATCGGTCGTTTGCCAGTAGTTGGGGACAAGATCGAGGATGAAAACTGCTACTACGAAGTAAGAAAGATGGATGGAGCCAGTATCTCACGAGTCAAAGTTAGAAAAAAGATAAAAAATGAAGAGGAGAGTATTCAATCTTAA
- a CDS encoding sodium-dependent transporter, whose protein sequence is MSKKNFSSRWAFILACVGSAVGMANVWGFPYKLGTNGGAAFLLIYVFFIALFSYVGLSAEYAIGRRAKTGTLGSYKYAWQSRNLGVFGSIIGWLPLAGSLCIAIGYAVIIAYVLKALTQALTGSFMSVDTNVWFNSFALQDYSVLPYHFVIVVGTLLTLFFGAKSIEKTNQIMMPLFFVLFSILAINVAMLPNAFDGYKFLFIPDFSKLADPMVWVSAMGQAFFSLSITGSGMIVYGAYLSKDEDIVESAKTTAFFDTIAALVAALVMIPAVFAYAMDPAEGPKLLFVTLPKILQNMIGGQIFAIILFTAVIFGGITSLQNMFEVVAESLMHKFPFLNRFWTLTLLCAVCFGIGAFMEPISSWGPWMDFVSIYIIPIGAVIGAISWFWIIKKDEILDEINSGANKSYGNFWYFVGKFIYVPLTFLLCIIAVSKGISF, encoded by the coding sequence ATGAGCAAAAAGAATTTTTCATCGCGTTGGGCATTTATATTGGCCTGTGTTGGATCAGCAGTTGGCATGGCAAATGTCTGGGGCTTTCCTTATAAACTTGGCACAAATGGTGGTGCAGCGTTTTTACTCATCTATGTTTTTTTCATAGCTCTTTTTTCATATGTTGGTCTAAGTGCGGAGTATGCGATCGGTAGACGTGCAAAGACTGGTACGCTTGGATCATATAAATATGCTTGGCAAAGTAGAAATTTAGGCGTATTTGGCAGTATTATTGGCTGGCTTCCGCTTGCTGGCTCACTTTGCATAGCTATTGGCTACGCAGTCATCATCGCTTACGTGCTAAAAGCCCTTACTCAGGCACTTACTGGCTCATTTATGAGCGTTGATACGAACGTTTGGTTTAACTCATTTGCACTTCAAGATTACTCAGTCTTGCCTTATCATTTTGTCATCGTTGTTGGTACGCTTCTTACACTATTTTTTGGGGCAAAAAGTATCGAAAAAACAAATCAAATAATGATGCCACTGTTTTTTGTATTGTTTAGCATCTTGGCTATAAATGTTGCGATGCTGCCAAATGCATTTGATGGATATAAATTCCTTTTTATTCCTGACTTTAGTAAGCTTGCAGACCCGATGGTATGGGTTTCTGCGATGGGTCAAGCCTTTTTCTCGCTCTCTATCACAGGATCTGGCATGATAGTTTATGGGGCTTACCTTTCAAAAGATGAAGATATCGTTGAGAGTGCTAAAACTACGGCCTTTTTTGATACTATTGCGGCTCTTGTAGCCGCTCTTGTTATGATCCCAGCGGTCTTTGCCTATGCTATGGATCCGGCCGAAGGTCCAAAGCTACTTTTTGTAACGCTTCCAAAAATTTTACAAAATATGATCGGCGGTCAAATTTTTGCGATCATACTATTTACAGCAGTCATCTTTGGCGGTATCACCTCACTTCAAAATATGTTTGAGGTCGTGGCTGAGTCACTTATGCATAAATTTCCGTTTCTTAATAGATTTTGGACACTCACGCTACTTTGTGCAGTTTGCTTTGGCATAGGAGCATTTATGGAGCCTATTAGTAGTTGGGGACCTTGGATGGACTTTGTGTCGATCTATATCATTCCAATCGGTGCGGTAATCGGTGCTATTTCTTGGTTTTGGATTATTAAAAAAGATGAAATTTTAGATGAGATAAATTCTGGAGCAAATAAATCTTATGGTAATTTCTGGTATTTTGTAGGCAAATTTATCTATGTTCCGCTAACATTTTTACTTTGTATCATAGCCGTAAGTAAGGGAATTTCTTTTTAA
- a CDS encoding DUF411 domain-containing protein produces MNKLAFLALGFFATLAFAADMKVYKSPTCGCCTSWGEAMQKAGFSEEVIKVDDIAKVKKEFNVPLELSSCHTAIVDGYVVEGHVPADEVKRLLELKPKDVVGIAVPGMPMESQGMEQGSKAEQYDVILFKKDGSQEIFATYIGTKKLR; encoded by the coding sequence ATGAATAAATTAGCATTTTTGGCTCTTGGTTTTTTTGCAACACTTGCATTTGCGGCTGATATGAAGGTCTATAAAAGCCCAACTTGTGGATGTTGTACTAGCTGGGGTGAGGCGATGCAGAAGGCTGGATTTAGCGAAGAGGTTATAAAAGTAGATGATATAGCTAAAGTTAAGAAAGAATTTAACGTACCGCTAGAGCTTTCAAGCTGCCATACAGCTATCGTTGATGGCTACGTCGTTGAAGGTCACGTTCCAGCCGATGAGGTAAAGCGCCTATTAGAGCTTAAGCCAAAAGATGTAGTTGGTATCGCAGTACCTGGCATGCCGATGGAGAGCCAAGGCATGGAGCAAGGCAGTAAAGCTGAGCAATACGATGTTATTTTATTTAAAAAAGATGGCTCACAAGAAATTTTTGCCACTTACATCGGCACAAAAAAACTAAGATAA
- a CDS encoding putative transporter, translating to MFSSFFKDKKWALWAYGGAIFIILLLVYQTHLNVRINEWYKNFYDIVQNSKDHDVSEFWREIFNFIKIAMPYVVTYTVISFFASHWVFRWREAMTFRYLKFWQNCKSDIEGSSQRIQEDVYRFAKIMESLGVQVLRAIMTLIAFIPVLWELSKSVSLPYIKDIEGSLVYIALIISIGGLIISWFVGIKLPHIEYNNQKAEAAFRKELVYGEDDKVKFCGPNVMLELFTGVKLNYYKLFLHYGYFNLWLISFSQILVIVPYVIMGNGLFSGVITLGVLIQASNAFSQVRESFSVFIDNWTTITELRSVNKRLREFERNINYKA from the coding sequence ATGTTTTCATCATTTTTTAAAGATAAAAAATGGGCACTCTGGGCTTATGGCGGAGCGATATTTATCATCTTGCTTCTTGTCTATCAAACGCACCTAAATGTCCGTATAAACGAGTGGTATAAAAATTTCTACGACATAGTGCAAAACTCAAAAGATCATGATGTAAGTGAGTTTTGGCGAGAAATTTTTAACTTTATAAAAATTGCTATGCCTTACGTCGTGACTTACACTGTGATCTCGTTTTTTGCTAGCCACTGGGTCTTTCGCTGGAGAGAGGCGATGACGTTTAGATATCTAAAATTTTGGCAAAACTGCAAAAGTGACATCGAAGGCAGTTCGCAGCGTATCCAAGAAGATGTCTACCGCTTTGCCAAAATAATGGAAAGCCTTGGCGTGCAGGTTTTAAGGGCGATTATGACGCTAATTGCCTTTATACCAGTGCTTTGGGAGCTAAGTAAGAGCGTAAGTTTGCCTTACATCAAAGATATCGAGGGCTCGCTTGTTTATATCGCTTTAATAATTAGCATAGGTGGCTTAATTATTTCGTGGTTTGTGGGCATTAAACTCCCGCATATCGAGTATAACAACCAAAAAGCAGAAGCGGCATTTAGAAAAGAGCTGGTTTACGGTGAAGATGACAAGGTTAAATTTTGCGGGCCAAATGTCATGCTAGAGCTTTTTACGGGCGTAAAGTTAAATTATTACAAACTATTTTTGCACTATGGCTACTTTAACCTTTGGCTCATCTCATTTTCACAAATTCTTGTCATCGTGCCTTATGTCATCATGGGAAATGGCCTATTTAGCGGCGTTATAACGCTTGGTGTGCTTATACAAGCTAGCAACGCTTTTTCTCAAGTTAGAGAGAGTTTTAGCGTCTTTATCGACAACTGGACGACGATAACAGAGCTAAGATCTGTAAATAAACGTTTGAGAGAGTTTGAGAGAAATATAAACTATAAGGCGTAA
- a CDS encoding M48 family metallopeptidase, with protein sequence MKKFLLTLLATSLLFTGCSSVTKSGVVGADRKQLMLISSEAMEQSSAQAYVKTLTAARSKGELNVDPILTKRVQDIAKRLIAQTGVFREDALKWKWQVNVINEDTLNAWCMPGGRIVVYSGIIKRLNLTDAQLAAVMGHEIAHALREHSREQASTDQLKNIGIFAVATATGLGDLGASALNLASQYTISLPFSRSHETEADHIGTELMARAGYDPKEAVEVWVKMSKMSGGKVPEILSTHPSNESRIKDLKEISAKLEPVYQAAKKG encoded by the coding sequence ATGAAAAAATTTCTACTTACATTGTTAGCGACTAGTTTGCTCTTCACTGGCTGCTCAAGCGTTACAAAATCAGGTGTCGTTGGTGCTGATCGTAAGCAACTCATGCTAATATCATCTGAAGCTATGGAGCAAAGTTCAGCTCAAGCTTATGTCAAGACGCTCACAGCTGCTAGAAGCAAGGGCGAGTTAAATGTCGATCCGATCCTTACAAAAAGAGTTCAAGATATCGCAAAAAGACTGATCGCGCAAACTGGCGTTTTCAGAGAGGACGCCTTAAAATGGAAGTGGCAAGTAAATGTCATAAACGAAGATACGCTAAATGCTTGGTGCATGCCAGGCGGCAGGATCGTCGTTTATAGCGGCATCATCAAGAGGCTAAATTTGACAGATGCGCAGCTAGCAGCGGTCATGGGTCACGAGATCGCCCACGCGCTTAGAGAGCACAGCAGGGAGCAAGCGAGCACCGACCAGCTCAAAAACATCGGTATCTTCGCAGTCGCGACCGCCACAGGACTTGGCGACCTTGGCGCAAGCGCTCTAAATTTAGCCAGCCAATACACCATCTCACTACCATTTTCTCGCTCACACGAGACCGAGGCCGATCACATAGGCACTGAGCTAATGGCAAGAGCTGGATATGATCCAAAAGAGGCGGTCGAAGTTTGGGTCAAGATGAGCAAGATGAGTGGTGGCAAAGTGCCTGAAATTTTAAGCACACACCCATCAAACGAGAGCAGGATCAAGGATCTAAAAGAGATCTCAGCAAAGCTTGAGCCAGTATATCAAGCAGCCAAAAAAGGTTAG